Genomic window (Maylandia zebra isolate NMK-2024a linkage group LG11, Mzebra_GT3a, whole genome shotgun sequence):
AGGGCACGGTTTGTTCTTTTTTAGCATCTCAAActtttggtgtttgttctgaAAAGAAACCATCACATTTCCGCCTTTGCGTTATTCCAACACGCAGCATGCAGGTACGTGTGTCTCATTCTTCTCAAAGTATGAAACTTGCTTTTGTACAATAGACGAGCAGTAAACATGCAGACTGGCAGTGTTGAgctgccatctagtggctttctggaaacatgtttttcttaaaAGCCAAAGCTTTTACGAAAAACATGTTTCACATTTTTCCCTTTTGTGTTTCCACTGGCTTCTCTCCGGGAGGCACACTGGGCACGGCTTGTGGTGCATTTGCCCACGGCAGGTTTATAATAGTTTGAGCCCTTAAGTTTTCTACAAAGACACTAAGACATTGGTATGAAGTTAAACATCAGTGGGAAACTTTCAGCTGCTGAGGGTTACACTTTCTCAGGGGCATCCGCTTCTGATCTGGGACAGGaagtcactgtttttgttttttcagcactGAGGCTTGTAAACAGCTTTGAAGGGCAGGTTTAAATGAGCAGCGAGCCTCCTTGTGTCAAACAGCCAGTTTAAACAGGCGGTGATCTGCTGAAAAGGCCTGCCAGGCTTTTTTAACCTGGCCTGTGACGTACATGAGATGAAACAGGATCTAATATTAAACCTTAAAAACTAGCTGCTGTAGACCTATTCTGCTCATGCCTGCTCCATTTATATTGCTGGTCTGAAATGGAATAGCTTTGCATGCCTTTTGTTCACCAGTGCAGTGCTGGTGCTGGAACGCAAtcccaaaaccaaaacaaaaagtctGCAGCAGTAACTAGCACCACCACAGCACAgggcaaacagctgcagaagctGCAGTTCCAGCAGTGAGTCGGTCCCCGTAGACTCTACAGTAAacgttacagcagaaataaacatttttacagcCTGACACAAAAACAGGATTTGGCCTCTGAGGCGGAGGATGATGGCTTCATCTGGGGCTGAAAGTTCAGGGTTTGAACGCCATCGTAGGAATGTATATATGactgagaaaaaggaaaagcagaatATGTCCACTGCATCTTTGTCTGTAAGGTAACGTTTGCACCTTCCTGCTGCGTGTAAAGGTGAAGCTGTCGTGTTTCATGAGCTCGGAAACTTTCAGAACCGTCACAAAATCCTCTCTATTAACTCCACGTGCTGCAGGGTAAAAGGTGTTTGGACACTTTATCCGGCTGATGAACAGTGAGCTGCACGTAAGATAGACCAGCacttatatttgtattttacattattttgtGGTATAAACTGATTATCATGGTTATATAAGGAtgataaacagtttttatttgGCTCCACAGTTTAGTgaacctgcagaggaaaccaGTGATTTTAATGCTCACCAGCACCAACACATGGAGAGTGATGAAGTATTTCTTGATAAGCTTGTAATCATGCAGTTAGTGAATACATAGCGTATAATAGACCCTACATGTGTTCTGTGCAGACGTATACACCTATATACAGCATGACTCCCTCCCTCTGTCCAGCTTAACAAAGACCTGATGCATCCGTGCGTTCCCTCTGAAAGTCCGTCCTTCATCCTGCTGCAGAAAGtcactttagaaaaaaaaaaaaaactttccatgAAGATCTTTCTCCTCGCTGTGGTTCCATGTTTCCAGCTTGTGGAGAGGAtggtgagaggaggagagggcacACAAGAGGACGAGCAACTCCTCAAAGAAGCCGCCTTGAACGTTTCCCCAAactgaagatttaaaaaaacaaagaaaactgtaaGTCACTGACAGCGAGCGATGTGAGGCAGCGAGCTCAGTTTACATCTGATAAACTACATTTAAAGCGCGGGTTTCAAACATGAGGTTCAGGGGCCATAAAAAGCCCACATCATTCATCAGTGTGATGTGGCTCAGAGGTGTGCAGCAGTCCTGACTGCTCCTGATGAGGTCTGCGGGTCTGATATGTAAACTCCACAGCTCCTCTGCAGGATTCAGGTCTGGCAAATCTGAGGGTTGGCCGGTGACAACGCCAGTCATCAATAATCTACAACTGCTTGCATGACCACATGAAGCTGGCCAGTGAAGACTGTCCCGCAGGAGTAACGCACCACCCACTTCATGGTGGTACCTAACAGCATTCAGGGTGCTGTCGGCTAACAGGTGGAGGTCTGCGCGGTCCTCCCTGACCATCGCTGACCCACCCAGTCGTGACAGGTGTCGACAGCAGAAGAGTCACCGTGGCGTCTGCAGACTCTTTCGTGTCTGTTGCACGTGCTCAGTGTGAACCTGCTTCCATCTCTGAGCACACCGCAGGCCCACAGCAGTGGTGGACCTGCCAGTGCTGGTTTTCTGGACAGAGCTGTGCTGTGAGCACAGGATCAGGTGTTCTTACAGCATAAAATCTGAAGTATTAATGTCATGTAGTGCTCTCTAAATGTTCCTCGAGATGTTATTATGTTATTTTGAAGATCTCCCGCCTGAGTGCAGCCATCTAACGAGAGGCGCTTGTAAAGCCTGGGGTCACCAGACTGATTCAAAACACATAATTACTGGAATATTTCAGTTTCATTATTAATTTATGTAAAAGTAAAATCAGAATTCAGTAAAATGATGAGAAAAGTAAAGCAAGACCTGACCCACAGTGAGCTTTGCTGCAAATGCATGACTTATATGTTGACATGAAAATTACTTACACATGTGTTCTTATGTGTCTGCGTGATTCTTGGATGTAATCTGACTACTGCATGACCTCCTAACCCGCCCTTTTTGCATCTtcttaaaatgaaaaagcaaacaaaagaaactAAATATGGAATTTCACGGTGATCGAGACCTACCCGTGCTATTCTGCCACTTGTGCACCTGCACAATTATCTTTACTTTCCGATGCTATAGCTAAATACTCCTCCCTGGAAGAAAGCGAGAAggaaaaaggagagaaacaaGAATCAGAAGATGTCAGCTCAGtgagaggaaaaggaaaatgtcATGTTGAAAACAGCAGATTGAAACAGTAGGATGGAAAAACGAGGTCGGAAGGTGAAGACAGCCCGGCGGGATTTTGGAAACAAAGTCCTGCTACTGCTCGTGTGCTTTAGGCGGTACTCACGCGCTCTCTCTCAGAGCTTCCTCTCCTGCTGCCGAGATCTTCCTGTAGCAGTAAATCATCTCAACCAAGAGCCAGAACTGCAGCCCGATGATGGAGACGTACATCATCACCTCAGACAGGATGGACGCCATTCCCCGGGTAACTAGAGACACGCACAGGGTTAATTTGGGTGTTTATGCAATACGAGTTTTACAAAGATACGACTCCTGGATTTAAAATCATCATTTCCTGAACTTCACATGGTTCAAAAATCTTCAATTGTCTTGATTCGATCTTAGTTCATCCTCcctctgaaacaagctgttttaccTCCACCTGACCCTCTATGACATCATAAAGATccaagagaaggaaaaaagtgtCTGAAAATGAGTGTTTAACTCGTAATCTTTCTTTTACTTAAGCATAGACTGACCTCATTACTGAGAGGAGACCCCCAGGCCGAATCAGGACCCCGGAGAGCTCATGTCTCATCTTTGTTAGGAAGGGAATTTATAAAGGAAGCGCTTAACCTGTAAAGCCAAGTGCATCATCATCTTCTACATCATCagtatcatttttttaaaattagattACATGATGCATTTTGAGTGataaataaatcagtaagaAATAGAATCTAATTGTTTGGTAGCACAAACAATAATAACCGTTTTCTCTGTATGGTTGCAGGTCTTTACCTACAATATGAATCACTTTGTGATGTGATGCTGCAACGTATTTTAAACCAGCATCACGTTCAAAGCCACTGACGTGGCTCATTTACACACAAAGTGTCCTTTGGCGGTGAACTGAGTGGTGACATCACTGAGACGGGGTGTTGCTCGCCATTTTTCAACATCCGGGGCTGCTGTTTTGGAAGGGTGTGCTGCTCTCTCCCAGAGGAGGAAAGTGAGGAATAGTCTGTTAAATACTAGCTTGCTTAAAAAGATGCACCAACAGAGTGTTGTACTGACACCCGATACAGCACACAGACAGATGTCTGTGTGTTGTATCGGGTTTACTACACGCCAAGTGATCGTATCTGCCGGATAATGGCATTTAACACAGCCAGCATGTCCAGTTCAGTAACTCTGGTTAGTGTGAGAAAGGAGGCCCATCTCAGAACTCATGTAAAAATTAGTAAACCAGAACAGGAAGTATGAGTCAGTTTTGAGTTCAGTGCTTACGCCGTGCAACCACATTAATGGTGATGTTCTTCTCTATGGTCTTTTCGTAGGCGTAGTTGCTGTATTTGAGGGTCCGGCTAAATTTGCATTTGTAGGTTCCAGTGTCATTGTAGGTCACGTTGAGGATGTAGATGGAGCCATCCTGCAGGTCCGTGGTATGCTTGCTGCCGTTCCAGGCCAGACGCTCGTAGAAACGTGGGTCAATGATCTCGCCGCGTGCATCCTCATAAATGTACAGCTGGAAGAGGAGGCGGAGGAGGGAAAGACATCATTTTACACTTCTTGTGTGTTTCTCTACCTGTTCTTGGATTGGATTGATATTCTTTGTTGTGAAATCATATTTATTTACAGGCTTCACATGAAATCACTCTAATCATTTCATTACACAGAAGACTCTCTGCATTTTAAAGGTTTTGGTTTTCGGAGCTATATTTGAAAGGAGAGTGTAGAGTGCTGCTCTGGCCATCGCCCAACACAAGCCTGATTAGAAAACTGCATCCATAAACTACACAGGTGCAacctgggtgtcatctgcatagcagtgtaaatgtatgctatgtcttctaatgatactgcctaagagaagcatgtataatgtaaaga
Coding sequences:
- the LOC101483937 gene encoding sodium channel regulatory subunit beta-1 isoform X2, translating into MSAVMELLLLLPLVLLALEAPLCHGACVEVDSDTEAVISDGFKLGCIYCKMRGEVDATATVKWSFKGSGDSDFSDLYIYEDARGEIIDPRFYERLAWNGSKHTTDLQDGSIYILNVTYNDTGTYKCKFSRTLKYSNYAYEKTIEKNITINVVARLTRGMASILSEVMMYVSIIGLQFWLLVEMIYCYRKISAAGEEALRESALGKRSRRLL
- the LOC101483937 gene encoding sodium channel regulatory subunit beta-1 isoform X1 yields the protein MSAVMELLLLLPLVLLALEAPLCHGACVEVDSDTEAVISDGFKLGCIYCKMRGEVDATATVKWSFKGSGDSDFSDLYIYEDARGEIIDPRFYERLAWNGSKHTTDLQDGSIYILNVTYNDTGTYKCKFSRTLKYSNYAYEKTIEKNITINVVARLTRGMASILSEVMMYVSIIGLQFWLLVEMIYCYRKISAAGEEALRESAEEYLAIASESKDNCAGAQVAE